GATCGCGGATCAGCTCTTTGGCTTTCTCCCAAGCGGCTTGGGCCATTTCGACGTCGCGGTCGCGGTCCTGGGTTTCCCAGGTGAAGCCCTCGCCCATGGTGTGAAAAGCGCATTTGTCGGAGAAATGCGACAGGATCAGGTCACGTTCACCCGTGCTCATCCCGCCTTTGATGAACTGCACGACGGCGCAGGGCATGTCATGGGCGATACAGCGGAAAATCATGCCAAAGGCGGCGGACGATTTGCCTTTGCCTTTGCCGGTATGAACGATCACGAGGCCTTTTTGGTCGGTCTTGGTCGCCATGATCTTGTCACGGGCGGCTTTTTTCTTGGCCATTTTCATTGCGTGGCGGTCGCTGTCATCGCTCATGTGGCTCTCCTTGCGTGTCGAAGCCAGACTTTGAGCATGGGCGCGCGGGGTTGCAAGGGCGAAGTGACGCAACGGCTTTTTCCCGCGCTGCGACGGAGCGGTTGAATTGGTCAGGGGATGTGGCGAGGTAGGGGCAACGAGAACAAGGAGAGACCCCGATGGGAGAGACGAAAACACTGGGCGATGCCGTCAAGCTCGGTCCGCTGGACCTGCGCAACCGGATCGTGATGGCGCCGATGACGCGGACCTATTCGCCCGGCAATGTGCCAAATTCCAAGGTGATTGAATATTACCGCCGCCGCGCCGAAGGCGGCACCGGGTTGATCATCACCGAGGGCACCTTTGTTGAGCATAAGGCGGCGATTGCCTATCCCAATGTGCCGGCGTTTTACGGCGAGGATGCGCTGGCCGGATGGAAAAAGGTGGTTGATGCGGTCCATGCCGAGGGCGGCAAGATCGCGCCGCAGCTTTGGCATGTTGGCGGGATCCGCCGCCCCGGTGTCGAGCCGGGTGGCAACGAACCGGGCCACAGCCCCAGCGGCATGGCGAAACCCGGCAAGGTCACAGGCCACGCGATGACGCAAGACGACATCGACGAGGTGGTCGCCGCCTTTGCCCGCGCCGCTGCGGATGCCAAGCGGATCGGGTTTGACGCGATCGAGCTGCATGGCGCGCATGGTTATCTGATCGACCAGTTTTTCTGGGACGGAACCAACCAGCGTGACGATGCTTATGGTGGCGATCTTGCCCATCGTTCGCGCTTTGCTTTGGAGATCGTGAGAGCCTGCCGCGCCGCAGTCGGGCCGGATTTCCCGATTATTTTCCGCTGGTCACAGTGGAAACAGCAGGATTACGGCGCGCGTTTGGTGGAAACGCCCGAGGCGCTGGAAGCATTTGTGGCACCGCTGGCCGAGGCGGGTGTGGACGTGTTCCATTGCTCGACACGCCGCTTTTGGGAACCGGAGTTTGAGGGCAGCGATCTGAACCTTGCTGGTTGGGTGCGCAAGTTGACCGGTAAGCCAACCATCACGGTGGGAAGTGTCGGGCTGGACGCCGATTTCATCCCCGACGATGGCAGCGCCAACTTTCGCGAGGCCAAGCCCGCCGGGGTGGACGCCTTGGTTGAGCGGATCGGCAAGGGGGAGTTTGACCTTGTCGCTGTGGGGCGCGCGATGATTGCCAATCCGGATTGGGCCGACAAGGTTTTGGGCGGAACATTTGACAACATGAAGCCCTATACCAAGGATATGCTGGAGCGGCTGGATTAAGGCAGGAGGCGCGTCATGAATGTCAGGGAAGCCGAGCTTGGCGATGTTGAGCAGATCAGTGATCTGTTGCAGGAGCTAACCCGGTTGGGCAAGCGGACGCGCCCCGATGACGCGGATTTTGTGCGCGAGAATTATGTCTTGGGCCCGCATAACATTCGCTGTTCGGTTGCCGAGGACGCGGGTGTTGTGCTGGGTATTCAGATACTTTCGCGTGCTCAAGCCGGCAATCAATGGGGCATTGAACCGGGCTGGGGCATCATTGGCACCCACACCCGTGCCGCCGCTGTGCGGCGCGGGGTCGGGCGGGCCTTGTTTGAGGCCAGCTTGGACGCTGCTAAGTCTGCCGGGGTTGAAAAGATCGATGCGTCGATCGGAGCCGATAACCACGAGGGGCTTGGGTATTACGCCGCCATGGGGTTTGAGACCTATCGGAGCCCTCAAGGGCGGGTGTGCAAGGTTTATGACGTTGCAGGCGGGCCGAAGCAGGCTGATTAACGTGAGGCTGTTGCGACATTGCGAATAAGGAAACGGGGGCCATGGCGGCCCCCGTTTTTTATGTTTGCGCTTTGGGTTGCTTATTCCGCCGGGACCGCGACTGCCGGGGCGGAGCGGGTGAAATGCTGGCGGTTGAGGCGCAAAACGAGCACAATCATCAATGCCTGACTGAGCAGAGCGATGGCGGTGAGCCCCCAGTAGCCCATTCCGAATTTTTCGATCACGCCGGCACCGACAAGGCCCTTGTTGATGAAAAACTGCATCAGCACCGCAAAGGCCACGCCGGGGCAGACCAAGGCATAGGAGCCGGGCGAGGTTTTCGTGCCAAAGACGAAATCGGTGAAATACCCCTGACGGCGCAGCACGGTGAGGCCGAGAGCAAGAAACAGGACTTGGAGTGCGATCATGCGGGCAAGGAAAATCATGGTTTCGCCGGCGTTCGAGTGGACATCGAACGTGGTGTGCAGCCCGTGGTCCTGCCGCAGAAAGAGGATCGACAGGATGGTCACGATTGGCACGATAACCATCAGGGTCGGGCCGCTTTCACGGGCGGTGCCGTGGTGGAGCATCGAGTTAAATGCCACGGTCAGTGCGACAGCCGTATAGACCAGCGCCGCCACGGCGAAGAAGGTTGAGAGCACCAGTGCGGCGCCAACTGTCACTGTGGCCGTGCTCATCGCCGCCGGGGCGGAGAAGCCGACGCCAACCATGGCAAGGGCGAAGGCGGGCAGGAGCTGGGCGAAGCTGTTGTTGGCGGTGACGTCGAAAACGCCGCCCTTGGATAGCACGCGCCCGAGGAAATCGCCGATCAGCGCCAAGGCCCAGAGGCCGACGAGGCCGAAGGCGACCATGGCGAGCGGGAAAAGGTATTCAACGATGCTCCACAGGCCGGGGACAAAGGTAAGACCGATGATAAACAAGGCGTTGATGGTCATGGCGGTGGCCAGCGGTCCGGCGAGG
This genomic window from Rhodobacteraceae bacterium D3-12 contains:
- a CDS encoding NADH:flavin oxidoreductase; protein product: MGETKTLGDAVKLGPLDLRNRIVMAPMTRTYSPGNVPNSKVIEYYRRRAEGGTGLIITEGTFVEHKAAIAYPNVPAFYGEDALAGWKKVVDAVHAEGGKIAPQLWHVGGIRRPGVEPGGNEPGHSPSGMAKPGKVTGHAMTQDDIDEVVAAFARAAADAKRIGFDAIELHGAHGYLIDQFFWDGTNQRDDAYGGDLAHRSRFALEIVRACRAAVGPDFPIIFRWSQWKQQDYGARLVETPEALEAFVAPLAEAGVDVFHCSTRRFWEPEFEGSDLNLAGWVRKLTGKPTITVGSVGLDADFIPDDGSANFREAKPAGVDALVERIGKGEFDLVAVGRAMIANPDWADKVLGGTFDNMKPYTKDMLERLD
- a CDS encoding GNAT family N-acetyltransferase, coding for MNVREAELGDVEQISDLLQELTRLGKRTRPDDADFVRENYVLGPHNIRCSVAEDAGVVLGIQILSRAQAGNQWGIEPGWGIIGTHTRAAAVRRGVGRALFEASLDAAKSAGVEKIDASIGADNHEGLGYYAAMGFETYRSPQGRVCKVYDVAGGPKQAD
- the cobO gene encoding cob(I)yrinic acid a,c-diamide adenosyltransferase; the encoded protein is MSDDSDRHAMKMAKKKAARDKIMATKTDQKGLVIVHTGKGKGKSSAAFGMIFRCIAHDMPCAVVQFIKGGMSTGERDLILSHFSDKCAFHTMGEGFTWETQDRDRDVEMAQAAWEKAKELIRDPANKMVLLDEINIALRYDYIDIADVVSFLASEKPEMTHVVLTGRNAKDELIEAADLVTEMELVKHPFRSGIKAQIGVEF